Proteins encoded within one genomic window of Hahella chejuensis KCTC 2396:
- a CDS encoding rhodanese-like domain-containing protein, protein MFTCSPRNLAYIVFLLFTLSAYAEEDEFPGRRQYPAVDFIELQEFYQQLAAGEIVAVDVRTDYEYNTLHIKGAFNVSYTSHNFAEEMQALQKQHPGKKLALYCNGKTCLKSYKAASKCRKYGIENVIVYDAGVFDYAKAYPQDTNLFGEVLGDPGRLIGKDKLKAHTITVAEFEDKIIKTDGIVLDVRDKQQREGIAIFFMREKRAPLDRPDLIDRYINQAKKRNVPLLIYDQAGKQIRWLQYYLEKQNVSSYYFMAGGIDEYYKTL, encoded by the coding sequence ATGTTTACATGTTCGCCACGCAATCTGGCATATATTGTATTTCTTCTTTTCACTCTTTCGGCCTACGCGGAAGAAGACGAATTTCCCGGTCGTCGCCAATACCCGGCCGTAGATTTCATTGAACTCCAGGAGTTCTATCAGCAATTGGCTGCTGGCGAAATCGTCGCCGTCGACGTACGTACGGACTATGAGTACAACACCCTGCATATAAAGGGCGCTTTTAACGTCTCATATACCTCTCATAACTTCGCAGAGGAAATGCAGGCGCTGCAAAAGCAGCATCCCGGCAAGAAACTGGCGTTGTACTGCAACGGCAAAACCTGTCTCAAATCCTACAAAGCCGCCAGCAAATGCCGTAAATACGGTATCGAGAACGTCATCGTCTACGACGCTGGCGTATTTGATTACGCCAAAGCCTATCCGCAAGACACCAATCTTTTCGGGGAAGTCCTGGGCGACCCAGGGCGCCTTATCGGTAAGGACAAACTCAAGGCTCACACGATCACTGTGGCGGAGTTTGAAGATAAAATCATCAAAACTGACGGCATTGTTCTGGATGTGCGCGACAAGCAGCAAAGGGAAGGCATCGCTATCTTCTTTATGCGGGAAAAGCGCGCCCCGTTGGACCGTCCGGATTTAATCGATCGCTATATCAATCAGGCGAAGAAGCGTAACGTGCCGCTGCTTATCTACGATCAGGCGGGCAAGCAGATCCGGTGGCTGCAGTATTATCTGGAAAAGCAGAACGTATCTTCCTACTACTTCATGGCCGGAGGAATCGACGAATATTATAAAACGCTCTAG
- the ltrA gene encoding group II intron reverse transcriptase/maturase produces MKTEAIRMGQGIQGDVGRYPAETEARVEADTGAHSWTNAEPNTLMEQVLERPNLMHAYQRVMSNKGAAGVDQMPVAALKGHLQQHWPTLRERLLAGDYHPQPVRRVSIPKPQGGERILGIPTVQDRLIQQALHQVLSPMLEPIFSDHSYGFRPGRSAHQAVRAMQRHINDGHRWVVDLDLEQFFDRVNHDVLMGLLARRIADRRMLTLIRRYLQAGMLDGGLVSPRREGAPQGGPLSPLLSNVLLTELDRELERRGHRFCRYADDCNIYVRSERAGHRVMTSITHYLKMHLRLKVNAEKSVVDRPWRRSYLGYSVSWRKQVRLRIAPKSLKRYQAKLRQLLRQSRGRPLQTTIARLNPALRGWANYYRLTTSKRPVEGLDGWVRRRLRLLLWRQWKRTYTRARNLMRLGLSEQRAWSSASNGRGPWWNSGASHMNAALPKRMFDRLSLVSLLDTMNRLQRQS; encoded by the coding sequence ATGAAGACAGAAGCGATCCGGATGGGTCAGGGTATTCAGGGAGACGTCGGACGGTATCCGGCAGAGACTGAAGCCCGTGTTGAGGCAGACACGGGGGCTCACTCGTGGACGAACGCGGAGCCGAATACGCTGATGGAACAGGTGCTTGAGCGCCCGAACCTGATGCATGCGTATCAGCGGGTGATGTCCAACAAGGGCGCCGCCGGTGTCGATCAGATGCCGGTGGCGGCCCTGAAAGGCCACCTGCAACAGCATTGGCCAACGCTGCGAGAGCGGCTGTTGGCCGGAGACTACCATCCTCAACCAGTACGCCGGGTCAGTATCCCCAAACCGCAAGGCGGAGAACGGATACTGGGCATCCCAACGGTACAGGATCGCCTGATCCAACAAGCCCTGCACCAAGTGCTGAGCCCGATGCTGGAGCCGATCTTCTCGGACCACAGTTACGGGTTCCGCCCCGGGCGAAGCGCCCATCAGGCGGTTAGGGCGATGCAACGGCACATCAACGACGGTCACCGCTGGGTGGTCGATCTGGATCTGGAGCAGTTCTTTGACCGGGTCAACCACGATGTGCTGATGGGCCTGCTGGCCCGCCGCATCGCCGACCGACGGATGCTCACCCTGATCCGCCGATACCTGCAAGCCGGTATGCTGGACGGTGGGCTGGTCAGCCCAAGGCGGGAAGGCGCGCCGCAAGGCGGCCCCCTGTCACCTCTGCTCTCTAATGTGCTCCTGACCGAACTGGACCGGGAGCTGGAGCGCCGGGGCCACCGGTTCTGCCGCTACGCGGACGACTGCAATATCTACGTCCGAAGCGAGCGGGCCGGTCACCGGGTCATGACTAGCATTACCCATTACCTGAAAATGCACCTTCGCCTGAAAGTGAACGCGGAGAAAAGTGTTGTGGATCGACCATGGCGCCGGAGCTATCTGGGTTACAGCGTGAGCTGGCGCAAGCAGGTACGGCTGAGGATCGCGCCGAAGAGCCTGAAGCGCTACCAGGCCAAACTGCGTCAGTTGCTCAGACAATCACGAGGGCGACCGCTGCAGACCACCATTGCGCGACTGAATCCGGCACTCCGGGGCTGGGCGAACTACTATCGCCTGACGACCTCGAAGCGCCCAGTGGAAGGACTCGATGGCTGGGTGCGACGGCGGTTGCGCCTGTTGCTCTGGCGACAGTGGAAACGGACTTACACCCGAGCCCGTAATCTAATGCGACTAGGACTGTCCGAGCAGAGGGCTTGGAGTAGCGCAAGCAATGGTCGGGGACCTTGGTGGAATAGTGGCGCGTCCCATATGAACGCGGCGCTTCCCAAGAGGATGTTCGACCGCCTGTCTCTGGTAAGCTTGCTGGATACGATGAACCGGCTTCAGCGCCAATCATGA
- the udk gene encoding uridine kinase, whose amino-acid sequence MSPIFIGITGASASGKSLLSVTIYDELKEEVGAHHIGIIKEDSYYKDQTHLSMEERLKTNYDHPSAFDHGLLVRHMDQLKEKRAIDVPVYDYKEHNRAKDSISMEPRRVIIIEGILLLSDKNIRSRLDTSIFVDTPLDICLLRRLQRDIEERGRTMESVIKQYKSTVRPMFLEFVEPTKQYADIIVPKGGKNRVAIEMLKARIKQLLA is encoded by the coding sequence ATGTCTCCCATTTTTATTGGCATCACCGGAGCCTCCGCATCCGGCAAGAGCCTTTTATCCGTCACTATCTATGACGAACTGAAAGAAGAAGTCGGCGCCCACCACATCGGCATTATCAAAGAAGATTCTTACTACAAGGACCAAACCCACCTTTCCATGGAGGAAAGGCTGAAGACCAATTACGATCATCCATCCGCATTCGACCACGGTCTGTTGGTGCGTCACATGGACCAGCTCAAGGAAAAGCGCGCTATCGACGTGCCGGTTTATGATTATAAAGAGCACAACCGGGCCAAGGATTCGATCTCCATGGAGCCGCGTCGGGTCATCATTATCGAAGGCATCCTGCTGTTGTCGGATAAGAATATCCGCAGTCGCCTGGATACCAGTATTTTTGTCGACACGCCCCTGGATATCTGTCTGCTGAGACGTTTGCAGCGTGACATAGAAGAGCGCGGCAGAACCATGGAGTCGGTCATCAAGCAGTACAAATCCACTGTCCGCCCTATGTTTCTTGAGTTTGTAGAACCCACCAAACAGTATGCTGACATTATCGTCCCCAAGGGCGGCAAAAACCGCGTCGCCATTGAGATGCTGAAGGCGCGCATTAAGCAGCTACTCGCCTGA
- a CDS encoding class GN sortase produces MTLPKRAAALMFLLVGAVSLGGGGYIQAKAWLAQILLEQAWRDTLAARAFSGEDAVTHKPWPWADTYPVGLMEAPRLAARWVVLEGASGRNLAFGPAHMEASAVVGEPGMAVVSGHRDTHFLALRELREGDVVRWQTPAGHWLEFNVTGAQVVNAEEVMLALPGADSASSAMPPQLVLTTCYPFDGPVGGPLRKLFYLEPSPQTVAL; encoded by the coding sequence ATGACACTTCCGAAGCGCGCTGCAGCGTTGATGTTTCTACTTGTCGGCGCGGTGAGTCTGGGCGGTGGCGGATACATCCAGGCCAAAGCCTGGCTGGCTCAAATATTGTTGGAACAGGCGTGGCGGGATACCCTGGCGGCCCGCGCTTTCTCAGGAGAAGACGCTGTGACCCACAAACCCTGGCCTTGGGCGGACACTTATCCCGTGGGACTTATGGAGGCGCCGCGATTGGCGGCGCGCTGGGTGGTGCTGGAAGGCGCCAGTGGACGTAACCTGGCGTTTGGCCCGGCCCATATGGAAGCCAGCGCGGTAGTGGGGGAGCCTGGCATGGCCGTGGTCAGCGGCCACCGCGACACTCACTTTCTGGCCCTGCGCGAGCTTCGTGAAGGCGATGTCGTACGCTGGCAGACGCCCGCAGGCCACTGGCTGGAATTCAATGTCACCGGGGCCCAGGTGGTGAATGCGGAGGAAGTCATGCTGGCGTTGCCCGGAGCGGATTCAGCGTCGTCCGCTATGCCGCCGCAGCTGGTGCTGACGACCTGTTACCCCTTTGACGGCCCGGTAGGAGGGCCGCTGAGGAAGCTGTTCTATTTGGAGCCCTCCCCTCAGACTGTTGCGTTATAA
- a CDS encoding DUF692 domain-containing protein: protein MNALTSLPKLGVGINYQPEFIPLLRACGDAVDFIEVSPDILCQEYWDGAQRRTGFSPDRLSAVIEWCRLYPVVVHGLGLSIGSASGWNQDYIRILDSFADVQTFHWHSEHLGFLQIRTADGVGLHAGVQLPVPFTEEALNIICPRIEAIQQRYQTPFLLENTTYYLPNMPNDAGMDEIEFLNRITERTSCGLLLDLYNLYCNAINFGFDVYEALGRLDMSKVVEIHVAGGAIHDGLQLDVHSDEPPQPVWELLDWTLQRAPNANAIIYELLEQALDIVGERGIQKQLATARDIWLRHRQPVIEERRYAVT, encoded by the coding sequence ATGAACGCTTTAACTTCCTTGCCCAAGTTGGGCGTCGGTATTAACTATCAGCCTGAGTTTATCCCCCTGCTACGGGCCTGTGGCGACGCAGTCGACTTCATCGAAGTCAGCCCGGACATCCTGTGTCAGGAGTACTGGGACGGCGCGCAACGGCGGACTGGGTTTAGCCCTGATCGACTCAGCGCAGTCATCGAATGGTGCCGGTTGTATCCCGTCGTCGTGCATGGCCTCGGGCTGTCAATCGGCTCGGCTAGCGGTTGGAATCAGGACTACATCCGTATTCTGGATAGCTTTGCGGACGTGCAGACGTTCCATTGGCACAGCGAGCACCTGGGATTTCTGCAAATACGCACGGCTGACGGCGTCGGCTTACACGCCGGCGTGCAATTGCCCGTGCCGTTCACGGAGGAAGCATTGAACATTATTTGTCCGCGAATAGAGGCGATCCAGCAGCGTTATCAGACCCCGTTTTTATTGGAGAACACGACTTATTACCTCCCCAATATGCCGAATGACGCGGGAATGGACGAGATTGAGTTTCTCAATCGCATCACCGAACGAACCTCCTGTGGTCTCTTACTGGATCTCTATAACCTGTACTGCAATGCCATCAATTTCGGCTTTGACGTCTATGAGGCGCTGGGCCGCCTGGACATGAGTAAAGTAGTGGAAATACATGTGGCGGGCGGCGCCATCCATGACGGCCTGCAACTGGACGTACACAGCGATGAACCCCCTCAGCCGGTGTGGGAATTGCTGGACTGGACCCTCCAGCGCGCGCCAAACGCCAATGCGATTATCTATGAGTTGCTGGAACAGGCGCTGGATATCGTCGGTGAACGAGGCATTCAGAAACAATTGGCGACCGCCCGGGATATCTGGCTGCGCCACCGTCAACCAGTCATAGAGGAGCGCCGCTATGCCGTTACATGA
- a CDS encoding autotransporter domain-containing protein: MIRFVSRVLHAGLTSRSAILVGSCIVSQSLWAAPPSAVDDSRTMASDSRLTINVMANDFDSDGDAIRLVSVGSPDNGSTAANADGSVRYIPNSGFIGTDTFTYVIEDDAEPATRSTATVTVTVVDSSVTPLAEGDNDRKVAQVFESACGSLNSQTDDEISVGGSLLLARCEGLSQLGINNPELVAEALNKIAPEETSSQMRNSASSSRSQSSAVSQRQKLLQNGATGFSLNGVAWNGAASGGAAGEESSPWSRVGVFANIQREGGEYDKTGLESGYDYSGVVLTLGADYALRRDLFVGGAFGWTHTGVDYANQGGELDTDIYTFLGYASYFVGDFSFDVQMGYGATRFDSKRHIAYTDPTGDVDVTAVGDTSGDQFLFNTRAEWQWSHNALTLSPYVRLDYLNSNIDGYGENGAGGLNMTLSEQRIDQLTLAAGVQGTYAISRDWGVLIPSFQLSALSEIHSDRDAVTGRFSYDPDPNNHFDLQADSEESLFYQAGVGATAVLPHGLSVFLEYQQIFGYEHLTAYQVQTGVRYEL; this comes from the coding sequence ATGATCAGATTCGTATCTCGTGTATTGCATGCCGGTTTGACTTCCAGAAGCGCCATTCTCGTGGGCTCATGCATTGTGTCGCAGTCATTGTGGGCGGCCCCTCCCAGCGCGGTGGATGACTCGCGCACCATGGCCTCTGACAGCAGGCTTACTATCAATGTAATGGCGAATGACTTTGACTCCGATGGCGATGCTATCCGACTGGTCAGCGTCGGTTCGCCGGACAACGGCTCCACCGCCGCCAACGCCGACGGCAGCGTACGCTATATCCCCAATTCCGGCTTTATCGGCACTGATACTTTCACATATGTCATTGAAGACGACGCGGAGCCCGCCACCCGCTCTACCGCAACCGTCACCGTCACTGTCGTAGACAGCTCCGTGACGCCTTTGGCGGAGGGAGATAATGATCGCAAGGTCGCACAAGTGTTTGAGAGCGCTTGTGGCAGTTTGAACTCCCAGACGGACGATGAAATCTCAGTCGGCGGTAGCCTGTTGCTGGCCCGATGCGAAGGGCTATCCCAGTTGGGCATCAACAATCCTGAATTAGTGGCGGAAGCGCTGAATAAGATTGCGCCGGAAGAGACTTCTTCGCAAATGCGTAATTCCGCGTCCTCCAGCCGCTCGCAAAGCAGCGCAGTCAGTCAGCGGCAAAAATTATTGCAGAATGGCGCTACGGGATTTTCATTAAACGGCGTGGCCTGGAATGGCGCCGCCAGTGGCGGCGCAGCGGGTGAAGAATCTAGCCCCTGGTCGCGAGTGGGCGTGTTCGCCAACATTCAAAGAGAAGGGGGTGAATACGATAAAACCGGCCTGGAAAGCGGCTATGACTATTCTGGCGTAGTACTGACCTTAGGCGCGGACTATGCGCTGCGTCGCGATCTATTTGTCGGCGGCGCTTTTGGTTGGACGCACACTGGCGTTGATTACGCCAACCAGGGCGGCGAACTGGATACGGATATTTATACCTTCCTCGGCTACGCCAGCTATTTTGTGGGCGATTTCAGTTTTGACGTTCAGATGGGGTATGGCGCAACCCGTTTTGACTCCAAACGCCACATCGCCTACACCGACCCGACTGGTGATGTCGACGTCACTGCTGTCGGCGATACCAGCGGCGACCAGTTTCTTTTCAACACCCGCGCGGAATGGCAGTGGTCACACAATGCGCTGACCCTAAGCCCCTATGTGCGCTTGGATTACCTGAACAGCAACATCGACGGCTATGGTGAGAATGGCGCAGGCGGTCTCAATATGACCCTCAGCGAGCAACGCATTGATCAGCTGACGCTGGCGGCTGGCGTGCAGGGAACCTACGCCATCAGTCGTGATTGGGGGGTATTGATTCCTTCCTTCCAACTGAGCGCGTTGAGCGAGATTCATTCTGATCGCGATGCGGTGACAGGACGCTTTTCCTACGACCCAGACCCGAACAACCACTTTGATCTGCAAGCGGACTCCGAAGAGTCGTTGTTTTATCAGGCTGGCGTAGGAGCCACGGCTGTGTTGCCTCATGGCCTGTCAGTGTTTTTAGAATACCAACAGATATTTGGATACGAGCATCTCACCGCCTATCAAGTGCAGACCGGTGTGAGATACGAGCTATAA
- a CDS encoding Calx-beta domain-containing protein: MLKKCLSFFSLLILLLSLSACGGSSSSTDDAPATDGGATPTEPTDPTDPDTPSPGGDSGAAPKVSAGGNQYADPNVVLSLAGTAEALEGAEIVSTTWAQVSGPTVYLSTPNSLSNMILAPDVTKTQTLSFKLTAKDTKGKESSDIASIVVEPLASFVRVTGSSVDEAAGQATLKLILNRASNAPVTVQYMTQNGAAASGVDYVAASGAVTFEPGETEKTIAIEIIDDEDEEADEPFTVRITATENGVVASAVGTVVIRNGMDTAPELKEQNIAFTSAGPLTGLIGDSLTNVIDEETAPGSGVVTYASADESIATVDISSGVVQLKSAGSTVITAVKAADSEYQTAQATYTVVVEKRLGAVTFATPGPYAVAYEDTFTNIATGIGSGEVRYASSNTSVASVTSGGVVTIVGVGSAVITSTQLADDVYLEATATYAIEADRKKLDLSFKDVGPVAGVIGGTYTNTLLGNKGSGALTYSSDNTEVATVNAETGVVSYVGEGNAHISVVRADDELYKAATATYSVSVGRKIQSIAFVNPGPVEGVYGETVNNPIAEGAPGSGSVTYSSSNSSVASVNSESGVVQLVGAGSAVITAEKAGDSVYSSAIAKYSLTVNKKAQTLLLRNPGPIETSVGEVVINGVTVVEGGSGALSYSADAETAIELDRETGEVHAVSVGEALITVTKAGDANYNAASVSYRVIVGKGVQSIAFMTPGPVESIYGDTYTNVITGAAPGTGAVTYASGNESIATVNSASGEVNMVGVGSVVITATKAADTNYESAEASYTINVAKKTPTLTFDSAGPLSLTIGETLTNVATSTSTGAVTYSVGDAAIASVDSESGLATALAVGSTSVMATQAADANHNAASAKYSLNVTKKTQTIAFTQPGPLDGVYGDTLTNAIKDGAPGTGAVLYASNNTSVATVNSETAVVQLVGVGTATITATKEADATYEAATASYTITVAKKNQVIAFLNPGPIYANVEEAVNNPASTVEGGVGVITYSVDNADVAVAAAGEGVFNIVGIGEAVVTATKAGDANHNPVSLQYRISAIEVDVGAAAFVGAADTQVQLTYGAGSSVSDLSLISSTNPECDIANYSLCENGAMTLINSDTVTESAALLDRTAYYWLIHGERNSASATIRQGIGDSGSEVTTIRAALPRRYDHQLVEFNGTLWMIGGMAFDGEVSVANAEVWNSTDGVLWTRRAIIESEGMNQHKVVVFDSKLFVYNEGVIWYSTDGVAWNKHSATPAFGVREAQGFAEFQGALWSIGYVSGDDFPSMWRSIDGVEWILQGDIDGVGLRSDYQMAVHNDQIWLVADAEGSPLLQNDVWATSDGVNWSSILAAGETPFTGRTDHTLFEHDGKLWIIGGKGYEFAVFNDIWTSVDGKTWTSADAPAFTARFSHQALVFGGQLWLFGGRSDSTEMVPLSDTWRSAEGSNWRRLVRAKFSLLAESTPM, encoded by the coding sequence ATGCTTAAGAAATGCCTATCCTTTTTCTCATTATTGATATTACTGCTGTCGCTGTCCGCCTGCGGCGGCTCTTCCAGCTCGACGGACGACGCGCCGGCGACGGATGGCGGCGCGACGCCGACAGAACCTACGGACCCGACAGATCCCGACACACCCTCGCCGGGCGGCGATTCTGGCGCAGCGCCTAAAGTCAGCGCCGGCGGCAATCAGTATGCCGACCCCAATGTCGTATTGTCTCTCGCGGGGACGGCGGAAGCGCTGGAAGGCGCTGAAATCGTAAGCACTACCTGGGCTCAGGTGTCCGGACCGACGGTTTATCTGTCCACGCCTAACAGCCTGAGCAATATGATTCTGGCCCCTGACGTCACTAAAACCCAGACTTTGAGTTTTAAACTGACGGCGAAAGACACCAAGGGCAAAGAAAGCTCGGATATCGCCAGTATTGTGGTGGAACCGCTCGCCAGTTTCGTGCGTGTAACCGGTTCCAGCGTCGATGAGGCGGCGGGTCAGGCGACATTGAAGCTGATTCTGAACAGAGCCTCTAATGCGCCGGTCACGGTGCAATACATGACCCAGAATGGCGCCGCCGCCAGTGGCGTGGATTATGTCGCCGCTTCCGGCGCTGTCACCTTCGAGCCCGGTGAAACCGAAAAGACAATCGCCATTGAAATCATTGATGACGAAGATGAAGAGGCGGACGAGCCCTTTACTGTTCGTATCACCGCAACGGAAAACGGCGTGGTCGCTTCCGCCGTCGGTACGGTCGTAATTCGTAATGGAATGGATACCGCGCCAGAATTGAAAGAGCAAAATATCGCCTTTACTTCCGCTGGTCCTTTGACCGGGTTGATCGGCGATAGTCTCACTAATGTGATCGACGAAGAAACGGCGCCAGGTAGCGGAGTGGTCACCTATGCGTCAGCTGACGAAAGTATCGCGACCGTGGATATTTCCTCCGGCGTAGTGCAACTGAAGTCCGCAGGCTCCACAGTGATTACCGCCGTTAAGGCGGCGGATTCTGAATATCAAACCGCGCAGGCGACGTATACCGTGGTCGTTGAAAAACGCCTTGGCGCGGTCACTTTCGCGACGCCTGGACCCTACGCCGTCGCTTATGAGGATACCTTCACCAATATCGCTACAGGCATCGGTTCTGGTGAAGTGCGTTACGCATCCAGCAATACATCCGTCGCCAGTGTGACCTCTGGCGGCGTCGTGACGATTGTAGGTGTGGGAAGCGCTGTCATCACCTCCACGCAGCTGGCGGATGACGTTTATCTGGAGGCGACCGCCACCTACGCTATAGAAGCAGACAGAAAAAAACTGGATCTTTCTTTCAAAGATGTCGGCCCTGTAGCGGGCGTCATCGGCGGAACTTATACCAACACCTTATTGGGTAATAAGGGCTCTGGAGCATTAACCTATTCTAGCGACAATACCGAGGTCGCCACCGTGAACGCTGAAACCGGCGTTGTGTCCTACGTTGGAGAGGGCAATGCGCATATTTCGGTAGTCAGAGCGGATGATGAACTCTATAAAGCAGCGACGGCCACTTACTCCGTTTCGGTGGGTAGAAAAATCCAGAGTATTGCCTTTGTAAACCCTGGCCCAGTGGAAGGCGTCTATGGCGAAACGGTGAATAACCCGATCGCAGAAGGCGCTCCTGGCAGCGGCTCCGTCACTTACTCTTCCAGCAACAGCTCGGTAGCGTCCGTTAATAGCGAAAGCGGCGTCGTACAGCTTGTTGGCGCTGGCTCGGCGGTGATTACCGCGGAAAAGGCGGGCGACTCCGTCTATAGCAGCGCAATCGCCAAGTACTCCTTGACCGTCAATAAAAAGGCGCAGACGCTCTTGTTAAGAAATCCTGGCCCTATTGAAACCAGCGTTGGCGAAGTGGTTATAAACGGTGTGACGGTCGTTGAAGGCGGCTCCGGCGCGTTGTCCTACAGCGCTGATGCGGAAACAGCGATTGAACTGGATAGAGAGACCGGTGAGGTTCACGCCGTCAGCGTAGGCGAAGCCCTGATTACAGTGACCAAAGCCGGCGACGCCAACTATAACGCAGCCTCCGTGAGCTATCGGGTTATCGTTGGCAAAGGCGTGCAGTCGATCGCCTTTATGACGCCAGGTCCGGTTGAATCCATCTATGGCGATACCTACACCAACGTCATTACCGGCGCGGCCCCAGGGACTGGCGCTGTTACCTATGCGTCCGGCAACGAAAGTATTGCAACGGTAAATAGCGCCTCAGGCGAGGTGAACATGGTCGGTGTCGGCAGTGTCGTGATTACCGCCACCAAGGCGGCGGACACTAATTATGAAAGTGCGGAAGCCAGTTACACCATTAATGTGGCGAAGAAAACGCCGACCCTTACTTTTGACAGCGCTGGCCCTCTCAGCCTGACCATCGGAGAAACCCTGACCAACGTCGCTACCAGTACTTCTACCGGGGCGGTGACTTATAGCGTCGGCGACGCCGCTATCGCATCAGTCGATTCGGAAAGCGGGCTGGCGACAGCGCTGGCGGTTGGAAGCACATCGGTTATGGCGACTCAGGCGGCGGATGCGAATCACAACGCCGCAAGCGCCAAATATTCACTGAATGTCACCAAGAAAACGCAAACTATCGCTTTCACACAGCCAGGTCCTCTGGATGGCGTTTATGGCGATACGCTGACCAACGCCATTAAAGACGGCGCGCCAGGAACAGGCGCTGTTCTCTACGCTTCCAACAATACCAGCGTTGCGACGGTAAATAGCGAAACCGCTGTGGTGCAATTGGTAGGTGTTGGAACGGCGACGATCACCGCCACCAAAGAAGCCGATGCGACCTATGAAGCCGCTACCGCCAGCTATACGATCACCGTGGCCAAGAAGAACCAGGTCATTGCTTTCCTTAACCCAGGGCCGATATACGCTAACGTGGAAGAGGCGGTCAATAACCCTGCTTCCACCGTCGAGGGCGGTGTGGGCGTCATTACCTACAGCGTCGATAATGCTGATGTAGCTGTAGCCGCTGCAGGTGAAGGCGTATTCAACATTGTTGGGATTGGCGAGGCCGTGGTGACCGCGACTAAAGCGGGAGATGCGAATCATAATCCCGTGTCTCTTCAATACCGAATCTCTGCAATAGAGGTGGACGTGGGAGCAGCGGCTTTTGTCGGCGCCGCAGATACGCAGGTGCAGCTGACATATGGCGCTGGCAGTTCCGTAAGCGACCTGTCGCTTATCAGTTCGACTAATCCAGAGTGCGATATCGCCAATTACAGTCTGTGTGAAAATGGAGCGATGACGCTGATTAATAGCGATACCGTGACTGAGAGTGCGGCATTGTTAGACAGAACCGCCTATTACTGGCTGATACATGGAGAAAGAAATAGCGCGTCAGCCACCATTAGGCAAGGAATCGGGGACTCAGGGAGCGAAGTTACGACGATTCGCGCCGCGCTTCCGCGTCGCTATGATCATCAGCTCGTTGAGTTCAACGGGACTCTGTGGATGATTGGCGGAATGGCGTTTGATGGTGAAGTCAGCGTAGCCAACGCTGAGGTTTGGAACTCCACTGATGGCGTGCTTTGGACCCGGAGAGCGATTATTGAATCGGAAGGAATGAACCAGCACAAAGTCGTTGTTTTCGACAGTAAGCTGTTTGTTTATAACGAAGGGGTGATTTGGTACTCCACCGATGGAGTGGCTTGGAATAAACACTCTGCGACCCCTGCTTTTGGCGTTAGGGAGGCGCAAGGATTTGCGGAGTTTCAGGGCGCACTCTGGTCTATTGGTTACGTTTCCGGGGATGACTTCCCCTCCATGTGGAGAAGCATCGATGGAGTTGAGTGGATATTGCAAGGCGACATCGACGGAGTGGGCTTGCGCAGCGACTATCAGATGGCTGTGCATAATGATCAAATATGGCTAGTGGCGGATGCTGAGGGAAGTCCATTACTGCAAAACGATGTGTGGGCCACATCCGATGGCGTTAATTGGAGTTCGATCCTGGCGGCGGGTGAGACGCCCTTCACTGGCAGGACAGACCACACTTTGTTTGAGCACGATGGAAAGCTCTGGATTATCGGCGGTAAGGGGTATGAGTTCGCCGTGTTCAACGACATCTGGACTTCCGTGGATGGTAAAACGTGGACGTCTGCGGATGCTCCGGCCTTTACTGCAAGGTTTTCCCATCAGGCGCTAGTCTTCGGCGGGCAGCTATGGCTATTCGGCGGCAGGTCCGACTCAACTGAAATGGTTCCGCTTAGCGATACGTGGCGCTCAGCAGAGGGTAGTAACTGGCGCAGATTAGTGAGAGCTAAATTCTCACTCTTGGCGGAATCTACACCCATGTAA